A genomic segment from Truepera sp. encodes:
- a CDS encoding UbiA-like polyprenyltransferase, giving the protein MTAPLATKSRSALATLLSFVKFEHTLFALPFAYGGMLLAAGGWPGWRAFGLVTLAMIGARTAAMAANRGIDARLDALNPRTAGREIPTGKLTERDAWVVTLVSLALLAVAAALLNRLTLVLLPVAVAFLIAYPYTKRFTWACHLWLGVTIGAAAAGGYIAVSGQFTAVAWLLWLGVAAWIGGFDVVYGVLDLEFDLRNGVHSVPARFGVPAALRAAAGAHVVTVLALAAVPLFAPLGAGYWAALGLTACVLLGEHVALARHDVGAVLAAFNVNMVVGPVMLLGIVLGLAW; this is encoded by the coding sequence TTGACCGCGCCTCTCGCCACGAAGTCGCGCTCGGCGCTGGCGACGCTACTGTCGTTCGTCAAGTTCGAACACACGCTCTTCGCGCTGCCGTTCGCGTACGGGGGCATGCTCCTGGCCGCCGGTGGCTGGCCGGGCTGGAGAGCGTTCGGCCTGGTCACCCTCGCCATGATCGGCGCACGCACCGCGGCCATGGCCGCCAACCGCGGCATCGACGCCCGGCTCGACGCGCTGAACCCACGAACGGCTGGCCGTGAGATCCCAACGGGGAAACTGACCGAACGCGACGCCTGGGTCGTAACGCTCGTGAGCCTCGCCCTGTTGGCGGTGGCCGCTGCCCTCCTCAACCGGCTGACCTTGGTTCTGCTTCCCGTGGCCGTGGCCTTCTTGATCGCCTACCCGTACACCAAGCGCTTCACGTGGGCCTGCCACCTCTGGCTCGGCGTCACCATCGGCGCGGCCGCCGCGGGCGGGTACATAGCCGTGAGCGGCCAGTTCACGGCCGTGGCCTGGCTGCTGTGGCTCGGCGTTGCTGCTTGGATCGGCGGTTTCGACGTGGTCTACGGCGTCCTCGACCTCGAATTCGATCTGCGCAACGGCGTGCATAGCGTCCCCGCGCGCTTCGGGGTCCCGGCAGCGCTGCGCGCCGCGGCCGGCGCCCACGTCGTCACGGTGCTCGCGTTGGCGGCGGTGCCTCTCTTCGCGCCGCTTGGCGCCGGGTACTGGGCGGCGCTCGGGCTTACCGCCTGCGTGCTCCTCGGCGAGCACGTAGCGCTCGCGCGCCATGACGTCGGGGCCGTGCTGGCGGCGTTCAACGTGAACATGGTGGTGGGCCCCGTCATGTTGCTGGGGATCGTCCTTGGGCTGGCCTGGTGA
- a CDS encoding tRNA pseudouridine(13) synthase TruD yields the protein MTDGQGEPAWRAGADDRRVDDKRERFTFTWDSVPLVTADLAGSGGVIRTTPEDFLVTELPAYLPEGSGSHRYLLVEKRGLTTRDLVSALQRGGVEQNAIGVAGLKDKAAVTVQWLSLPKRYPEAVAELAALPGVRILEESYHRNKLGIGHLQGNRFEITIQGVGPGADTRAAAVLAALAERGSPNWFGPQRFGRFGANAYDGLKVVLGESVPGGHHLKRFFVSALQSLLFNAVLAERVERGWYRTVVDGDWARKHDTGGTFLVTDAEAEAPRAERLEISATLPLHGRKVKPGTGRAGEVEALILERYGLRWSQFGARRGDRRATRVLLGNETVGLRGDALEVGFDLPKGAYATAVLREVMKVDVDAPFEPAGQGSEADDDAG from the coding sequence GTGACCGACGGTCAAGGCGAGCCGGCATGGCGGGCCGGCGCGGATGACCGCAGGGTAGACGACAAGCGCGAACGATTCACCTTCACCTGGGATTCCGTGCCGCTGGTGACGGCCGACCTTGCGGGCAGCGGCGGCGTCATCCGCACCACGCCCGAGGACTTCCTCGTGACCGAGTTGCCGGCCTACCTGCCCGAAGGTAGCGGCTCTCACCGCTACCTGCTGGTCGAGAAGCGGGGGCTCACCACCCGCGACCTCGTCTCCGCCCTCCAGCGGGGCGGGGTCGAGCAGAACGCCATCGGCGTAGCGGGGTTGAAGGACAAGGCCGCGGTGACGGTGCAGTGGCTGTCGCTGCCGAAGCGTTACCCCGAGGCCGTGGCGGAACTGGCGGCGCTACCGGGGGTGCGCATCCTCGAGGAGAGCTACCACCGCAACAAGCTGGGCATCGGGCACCTGCAGGGTAACCGGTTCGAGATAACCATCCAGGGTGTCGGCCCCGGGGCGGACACGCGGGCAGCGGCCGTCCTCGCGGCGCTGGCCGAGCGGGGCTCGCCGAACTGGTTCGGCCCGCAACGCTTCGGACGCTTCGGCGCCAACGCCTACGACGGCCTCAAGGTGGTCCTTGGTGAGAGCGTACCGGGCGGGCACCACTTGAAGCGCTTCTTCGTCTCGGCGCTCCAGTCGCTCCTCTTCAACGCCGTGTTGGCCGAGAGGGTCGAGCGCGGCTGGTACCGGACGGTCGTCGACGGGGACTGGGCGCGAAAACACGACACGGGCGGCACCTTCTTGGTCACCGATGCCGAGGCGGAGGCGCCCAGGGCCGAGCGACTGGAGATCAGCGCCACGCTGCCACTGCACGGCCGCAAGGTGAAGCCCGGCACGGGCCGCGCCGGCGAGGTGGAGGCGCTCATCTTGGAGCGCTACGGGCTCAGGTGGTCGCAGTTCGGCGCTCGCCGCGGGGACCGCCGCGCGACGCGCGTGCTGCTCGGCAACGAAACGGTCGGCCTGCGCGGTGACGCTCTCGAGGTGGGCTTCGACCTGCCCAAGGGCGCCTACGCTACGGCGGTGCTGCGAGAGGTGATGAAGGTCGACGTGGACGCGCCGTTCGAGCCCGCCGGCCAGGGCTCCGAGGCCGACGACGACGCCGGTTGA
- a CDS encoding LON peptidase substrate-binding domain-containing protein: MSTLPVFPLDVVVFPGMTVPLHAHEERYKRLVREVLAQEDEPKRFIIAYAEERPSISDLAPRMAGYGTVVHVLSAEENPDGTFDLLVHGQERTRVQVETVVEVDERTGGSRPLSYAEERPAPLYRGDPNEEAIAAWDALDTFRAYAGTRFSGEAGKEIDKHVPEDPFYQASFVCANILVPTSAKQTLLEADSLRERFELARGMMLERMQRRGRGKRGRA, from the coding sequence ATGAGCACGTTGCCCGTCTTCCCACTGGACGTCGTCGTCTTCCCAGGCATGACCGTCCCCCTGCACGCCCACGAGGAGCGCTACAAGCGGCTCGTCAGGGAAGTGCTGGCGCAGGAGGACGAGCCGAAGCGTTTCATCATCGCCTACGCCGAGGAGCGGCCCTCGATCAGCGACCTGGCGCCGCGGATGGCGGGCTACGGCACGGTCGTCCACGTGCTCTCGGCTGAGGAGAACCCCGACGGCACCTTCGACCTGCTCGTTCACGGCCAGGAGCGTACGCGCGTCCAGGTCGAGACGGTAGTCGAGGTAGACGAACGCACCGGCGGCAGTAGGCCCCTGAGCTACGCCGAGGAGCGCCCCGCGCCGCTATACCGCGGCGACCCGAACGAGGAGGCCATCGCGGCGTGGGACGCCCTCGATACCTTCCGCGCCTACGCCGGCACCCGCTTCAGCGGCGAGGCGGGCAAGGAGATAGACAAGCACGTCCCGGAAGACCCCTTCTACCAGGCATCGTTCGTCTGCGCCAACATCTTGGTGCCGACCTCCGCGAAGCAGACGCTGCTGGAGGCGGACTCCTTGCGTGAACGGTTCGAGCTGGCGAGGGGGATGATGCTCGAGCGGATGCAGCGCCGCGGTCGTGGCAAGCGGGGAAGGGCGTGA
- a CDS encoding DUF512 domain-containing protein has product MPRVILSRKDPRPVEITPARVRGVAAGSPAAVAGVREGWELHKVNGKPIPDILAYRRELEGGDAALELREPTSGKEAVFRVGWEEPGLEFDDVIFDGIRLCANHCDFCYIHQMPKGMRKSLYIMDDDFRTSFLYGSFVTLTNLREEDVRRILDENLSPLYVSVHTANEQKRAELMNWWPNKVPLEEAVSVRGMIERLESIELYTQMVLLPGRNDGDDLDETLSYLASRPNVLAAATVPVGLTGHRGHLTDLAPYTPEQAADVIERVQRFQERMLAERGTRFVFASDEFYIRAGLPLPEDEAYEGYAMLENGVGMVRDFLARGMAVEPPERLERPRRVLLATGRLFAPVLSEALAPLASVEGLELEVRAITNRTFGEVTTVAGLLAGRDIIAGVQKGEADLLLLSPNMFKYGTETMLDDRTRSEVQDELGMRVAIGGTNLAELVETILTGEVHDHLPSIGFSTHAIKEAAKQH; this is encoded by the coding sequence ATGCCCCGAGTCATCCTTAGCCGCAAAGATCCCCGGCCCGTCGAGATCACCCCCGCTCGCGTGCGGGGCGTGGCGGCCGGTTCGCCGGCCGCTGTGGCCGGAGTACGCGAGGGCTGGGAGCTTCACAAGGTGAACGGCAAGCCGATCCCCGACATCCTCGCGTACCGGCGTGAACTGGAAGGCGGCGACGCCGCCCTCGAACTTCGGGAGCCGACCAGCGGCAAGGAAGCCGTCTTCAGGGTCGGTTGGGAGGAGCCGGGGCTCGAGTTCGACGACGTCATCTTCGACGGCATCAGGCTGTGCGCCAACCACTGCGACTTCTGCTACATCCACCAGATGCCCAAGGGGATGCGCAAGAGCCTCTACATCATGGACGACGACTTTCGCACCTCGTTCCTCTACGGCTCCTTCGTGACCCTCACCAACCTCCGCGAGGAGGACGTGAGGCGCATCTTGGACGAGAACCTGAGCCCGCTCTACGTCAGCGTGCACACCGCCAACGAGCAGAAGCGGGCCGAGCTGATGAACTGGTGGCCCAACAAGGTGCCGCTCGAGGAGGCCGTCAGCGTCCGCGGCATGATCGAACGACTGGAGAGCATCGAGCTGTACACCCAGATGGTGCTGTTGCCGGGCCGCAACGACGGCGACGACCTGGACGAGACGCTGTCGTACCTCGCCTCGCGGCCCAACGTCCTCGCGGCGGCCACCGTGCCCGTCGGCCTCACCGGCCACCGCGGCCATCTCACCGACCTGGCGCCGTACACGCCGGAGCAGGCCGCCGACGTGATCGAGCGCGTCCAGCGCTTTCAGGAGCGCATGCTGGCGGAGCGCGGCACCCGCTTCGTGTTCGCCTCCGACGAGTTCTACATCCGCGCCGGCCTGCCACTGCCCGAGGACGAGGCCTACGAGGGCTACGCGATGCTCGAGAACGGCGTTGGGATGGTCCGTGATTTCCTGGCGCGGGGCATGGCCGTAGAACCGCCCGAACGGTTGGAACGACCGCGCCGCGTGCTCCTGGCCACCGGGCGCCTGTTCGCGCCGGTGCTTAGCGAGGCGCTGGCGCCCCTTGCGAGCGTGGAGGGTCTGGAGCTCGAGGTGCGGGCCATCACCAACCGCACCTTCGGCGAGGTCACCACGGTGGCGGGGCTCCTGGCCGGCCGCGACATCATCGCAGGAGTGCAGAAGGGGGAGGCCGACCTGCTTCTCTTGTCACCGAACATGTTCAAGTACGGCACCGAGACCATGCTCGACGACCGCACCCGAAGCGAGGTGCAAGACGAGTTGGGCATGCGCGTGGCCATCGGCGGCACGAACCTCGCCGAGCTCGTGGAGACCATCCTCACGGGCGAGGTCCATGATCACCTGCCGAGCATCGGCTTCTCCACTCACGCCATCAAGGAAGCCGCCAAACAGCATTGA
- a CDS encoding VWA domain-containing protein, with translation MSEPAMNLLGLHLGHPWLLLAALPLLAFAYLTRRGGWWLRGLSFAALVVALAQPWWVTPGGRLAVLVDVSDSVAGNALAQARQLDLAALGPSAQVAYVATDTTFVDDLRARVPRGTATDSTDLARALQVAVANGASRILLVSDGVTPEDALLASLPAIPVDVVPVRSAEDVRVVQLLLPQRAAPGQRLQGTVIVRSDRATPATLRVSVGGTLGEERQLDLTEGESAVTFEFGVPGTNSGGAVSVGVDLAVPFEQPRANDSADGLVTVETRPPVLVLDDPAAARLLRLQGFDVVEGGPDKLAFPLAYSAVVLRGSSSRFTTTQLDLLARYVRDGGGLLMTGSPESFGFGGWYRTAVEDVLPVTTDLRTEVALPLVAMVMVIDRSQSMASGRPSRLDLAKEGAAQVVDLAYDQDLLGLIAFSDGPGTRWVFQLRPATERGKREMAAGIYALDTGGGTVLEPAYRQALDALEGVDAAVKHVIILSDGQLYDQSPFGGGGTDFGAMAQEGLAAGITTSTIAIGESADFERLSAIAVAGGGRYYAALDASGLPRIFTNEALTATRALLIDEPTVPKPRPNPLYDFPADLPPISAYVATSLKSDAQLLLSGVDDEPILATYRSGLGRTAALTTDLNAWTGALGSWPDLPGAFGTIVRWLQARPDGMAASAVRDGNFVRVTLDAVRDGEYLNDLQPTARFGTNSASLEQVAPGRYQGLVPWRGTAGSDVVVSVGSELVSRARVSGPDPEYANVDGARLLTSVAERTGGSVVNPETYQPVLGTVRRAVWQWPLGAAVALFTAELLLRRRRVWVAGRAHGP, from the coding sequence GTGAGCGAGCCTGCCATGAACCTACTGGGCCTGCACCTGGGCCATCCCTGGTTGTTGCTGGCGGCCCTCCCACTGCTGGCGTTCGCGTACCTCACGCGCCGAGGCGGCTGGTGGCTTCGCGGGCTGTCGTTCGCGGCCTTGGTGGTCGCCCTGGCCCAGCCCTGGTGGGTCACGCCCGGGGGCCGGCTGGCGGTACTGGTCGACGTATCGGATTCCGTGGCCGGCAACGCCCTCGCGCAAGCGCGCCAACTGGATCTGGCCGCCCTCGGGCCCAGCGCCCAGGTAGCGTACGTCGCCACCGATACGACCTTCGTAGACGACCTTCGGGCGCGGGTGCCGCGGGGCACGGCCACCGATTCCACCGACCTCGCGCGAGCTCTGCAGGTGGCCGTGGCCAACGGCGCGTCGCGCATCCTGCTGGTGTCCGACGGCGTCACCCCCGAGGACGCTCTGCTCGCCAGCCTCCCCGCCATCCCGGTGGACGTCGTGCCCGTGCGCTCGGCGGAAGACGTCCGCGTCGTCCAGCTGCTGCTCCCCCAGCGGGCGGCGCCCGGGCAGCGCTTGCAGGGCACGGTCATCGTGCGCTCCGACAGGGCCACGCCGGCAACGCTTCGGGTGAGCGTCGGCGGCACCCTTGGCGAGGAACGTCAACTCGACCTGACGGAGGGCGAGAGCGCGGTCACCTTCGAGTTCGGCGTGCCCGGCACCAACTCGGGGGGCGCCGTCAGCGTGGGCGTCGACCTGGCGGTGCCGTTCGAGCAGCCCCGCGCGAACGATTCCGCGGACGGCCTCGTGACGGTGGAGACCAGGCCGCCGGTACTCGTCCTCGACGACCCGGCGGCGGCGCGGCTGCTGCGGCTACAGGGGTTCGACGTGGTGGAGGGCGGGCCCGACAAGCTCGCGTTCCCGCTCGCTTACAGCGCGGTGGTGCTGCGCGGCTCGTCCAGCCGGTTCACCACGACGCAGTTGGACCTCCTCGCCCGCTACGTGCGTGACGGGGGCGGGTTGCTCATGACCGGCAGCCCCGAGTCGTTCGGTTTCGGCGGTTGGTACCGCACCGCCGTCGAGGACGTGCTCCCGGTAACCACCGACTTGCGCACGGAAGTCGCACTGCCGTTGGTTGCGATGGTGATGGTCATCGACAGGTCGCAGTCGATGGCCAGCGGGCGTCCGTCCCGGCTCGACCTCGCCAAGGAGGGCGCCGCACAGGTGGTAGACCTGGCCTACGACCAGGACCTGCTGGGCCTCATCGCGTTCAGCGACGGGCCCGGCACACGCTGGGTCTTCCAACTCAGGCCCGCCACCGAGCGCGGCAAGCGCGAGATGGCCGCCGGCATCTACGCGCTCGACACGGGCGGCGGCACCGTGCTGGAGCCCGCCTACCGCCAGGCGCTCGACGCCCTCGAGGGAGTGGACGCCGCCGTGAAACACGTGATCATCCTCTCGGACGGTCAGCTCTACGACCAGAGTCCCTTCGGCGGCGGCGGCACCGATTTCGGGGCCATGGCCCAGGAGGGCCTCGCTGCCGGCATCACCACCTCGACCATCGCGATAGGAGAGTCCGCCGACTTCGAGCGGCTCTCGGCCATCGCAGTGGCGGGTGGCGGGCGCTACTACGCGGCGCTCGACGCCAGCGGCCTGCCGCGCATCTTCACCAACGAGGCGCTCACGGCCACCCGCGCCCTGCTGATAGACGAGCCCACGGTGCCCAAGCCCAGACCCAACCCGCTGTACGACTTCCCGGCCGACCTGCCGCCCATCTCGGCGTACGTTGCCACGAGCCTCAAGTCGGACGCGCAGCTCCTCCTCTCGGGCGTCGACGACGAGCCCATCTTGGCTACGTATCGGTCCGGCCTCGGGCGCACCGCGGCGCTCACCACGGACCTCAACGCCTGGACCGGCGCGCTGGGCTCTTGGCCCGACCTGCCCGGCGCTTTCGGCACCATCGTCCGGTGGCTCCAGGCGCGCCCCGACGGCATGGCGGCAAGTGCCGTGCGCGACGGCAACTTCGTCAGGGTCACGCTCGACGCGGTGCGCGACGGCGAGTACCTCAACGACCTGCAGCCCACGGCCCGCTTCGGCACGAACAGCGCGTCCTTGGAGCAGGTCGCTCCCGGGCGCTACCAGGGGCTGGTGCCCTGGCGCGGGACGGCGGGCTCGGACGTGGTCGTCTCCGTCGGCAGCGAGCTAGTGTCGAGGGCGCGCGTCAGCGGGCCGGACCCCGAGTACGCCAACGTGGACGGCGCCAGACTACTCACCAGCGTGGCGGAGCGCACGGGTGGCTCCGTGGTCAATCCAGAGACCTACCAGCCGGTCCTCGGCACCGTGAGGCGAGCCGTGTGGCAGTGGCCGCTGGGGGCGGCGGTGGCGCTCTTCACGGCCGAGCTGCTACTGCGGCGTAGGCGGGTCTGGGTGGCCGGTAGAGCGCACGGCCCCTGA
- a CDS encoding ribonuclease HII produces MSRLEAPDWSLEEELWRQGSRLVAGVDEAGRGALCGPVVAAAVILRRGGEALPYRDSKTLSAPRRRELAERLRAEAVAFAVGFASAAEVDALNVLVATKLAARRALEALDPRPDGLVTDYLRLGLQLPELAVAAADARSFQVAAASVLAKTVRDAHMARLAVDHPGYGLERHKGYGVKEHLRALARLGPCPEHRRSFGPVARAVQQGDRPTHARAVECCNP; encoded by the coding sequence TTGAGCCGGCTCGAGGCCCCCGACTGGTCGTTGGAGGAGGAACTCTGGCGGCAAGGCTCTCGCCTGGTGGCCGGCGTGGACGAGGCGGGCCGAGGGGCGCTCTGCGGCCCCGTCGTCGCCGCGGCGGTCATCCTCCGCAGGGGCGGGGAGGCGCTTCCCTACCGTGACTCCAAGACGCTCTCAGCCCCCCGTAGGCGGGAACTCGCCGAACGGCTGCGGGCAGAGGCGGTGGCGTTCGCCGTCGGCTTCGCCAGCGCCGCCGAGGTCGATGCGCTCAACGTCCTGGTGGCCACGAAGCTCGCGGCGCGGCGCGCCCTCGAGGCCCTCGACCCCCGGCCCGACGGCCTCGTGACTGACTACCTGCGCCTCGGTCTGCAGTTACCCGAACTTGCCGTGGCTGCGGCCGACGCGCGCAGCTTCCAGGTGGCGGCGGCGAGCGTGCTGGCCAAGACGGTTCGTGACGCGCACATGGCGCGGCTGGCCGTGGACCACCCGGGTTACGGCCTGGAAAGGCACAAGGGCTACGGCGTGAAGGAGCACCTGCGGGCCCTCGCCAGGCTCGGGCCCTGCCCCGAACACCGCAGGAGCTTCGGCCCGGTTGCCCGTGCGGTGCAACAGGGCGACCGGCCGACCCACGCCCGAGCCGTAGAATGCTGCAACCCTTAG
- a CDS encoding HAMP domain-containing sensor histidine kinase, translating to MSEAANWALIATLTEERATGFLSVVEEVGLAGRVYTDVEQLLYDTRGENVPSALILDHGLTERVPNLELVTILRRRKGFEEIPFVYLGPPNAELQTRVVEVGADAYITLPTRQSVVKAHLSRLLERRRAESAMRKAFEEARRFEQAYKESERMKDDLIHMLVHDLKSPISSVMGLLDHSLEMLSGQGGDATVEDLLSLARSESQHLLNLAANILDVRRMKEGHMPYHPETIPSLTELAKAALGDVSGGPRDRHFGFLVRPEAERVIGDPKLLRRILANLMANAIKHTRRGGYIDFRAWVKDDNAVLSVRDDGEGIPESDQKRIFNAFEQSRHTIHDRYDSGMGLTFCKLAVEKHGGRIWVESKIGRGSTFYFTLPAQVADVIPAGA from the coding sequence ATGTCCGAGGCCGCCAACTGGGCGCTCATCGCCACCCTCACGGAGGAACGTGCCACCGGTTTCTTGTCGGTGGTCGAGGAAGTCGGCCTGGCCGGGCGCGTCTACACCGACGTCGAACAGCTCCTGTACGACACACGCGGCGAGAACGTACCCAGCGCCCTGATCCTCGACCATGGACTAACGGAGCGGGTGCCGAACCTTGAGCTCGTGACGATCTTGAGGCGGCGCAAGGGCTTCGAGGAGATCCCGTTCGTCTACCTGGGTCCGCCTAACGCCGAACTCCAGACGCGGGTCGTCGAGGTTGGCGCGGACGCCTACATCACGCTTCCCACGCGCCAGTCGGTGGTCAAGGCGCACCTCTCCAGGCTCCTCGAACGTAGGCGTGCGGAGAGCGCCATGCGCAAGGCCTTCGAGGAGGCCCGGCGCTTCGAGCAGGCTTACAAGGAGAGCGAAAGGATGAAGGACGACCTCATCCATATGCTCGTGCACGACCTGAAGAGCCCGATCTCCAGCGTCATGGGGCTGCTCGACCACAGCCTCGAGATGCTGAGCGGGCAGGGCGGCGACGCCACCGTAGAGGATCTCCTGAGCCTGGCCCGAAGCGAATCGCAGCACCTCCTCAACCTGGCCGCCAACATCCTCGACGTCAGGCGCATGAAGGAGGGGCACATGCCGTATCACCCCGAGACCATCCCCAGCCTCACGGAGCTGGCGAAGGCGGCGCTCGGCGACGTGAGCGGCGGCCCCCGGGACAGACACTTCGGCTTCCTCGTGCGGCCCGAGGCCGAGCGTGTGATCGGCGACCCGAAGCTCCTCAGGCGCATATTGGCCAACCTCATGGCAAACGCCATCAAGCACACGCGGCGCGGCGGCTACATCGACTTCCGCGCGTGGGTCAAGGACGACAACGCCGTCTTGAGCGTGAGAGACGATGGCGAAGGCATCCCCGAAAGCGACCAGAAGCGCATCTTCAACGCCTTCGAGCAGTCCAGACACACCATCCACGACCGCTACGACAGCGGCATGGGCCTCACCTTCTGCAAGTTGGCGGTCGAGAAACATGGCGGCCGCATCTGGGTGGAGTCCAAGATCGGCCGCGGAAGCACCTTCTACTTCACGCTGCCCGCGCAAGTAGCGGACGTCATCCCAGCCGGCGCTTGA